The genomic window GATATATCATGACCAATAACCAGGTGCTATCAAGTGACAGTAATTCCAAAAATGTCATGCATGTCATTCTTTAGTCTCTTTCAACAAGAAACCCCATGATCTAGCAAAATTTGCAACATTTAATATTTAAAGCATTCTCATTTTCAGTACCAGCATGCAACCACAGATACTTCACTCAGGGGTGAATGATACAGATCCAATTGTGTACCAATGTGTGAGCAAGACTGACAATTATGAAGGAAGTGCCCAACAAGGTAGCTGACTTCCTTATACAGCATGCCTTCAGCTGATAAAATTTATGGACTTCTTGCATCACCTCAACCCttctgaggccaactgaggagttacacgatcaagtagcagcagcagctccagtgaaaaaaaaaacagacaatgaccaggagagtggtgtgctgagcaCACGCCCCTTCGTATCTGCATCTAGTAACGActgtcagctgaggatgacacacccATCGGCCAGTACCGCTGTGTCTTCTGAGGCTTGTTTGGATGCCTACTATCTTTGGAGTAAAGGTTCTGTTTCCAACATGTCTTCAAATtgatatggaaaattattaacagTGGTAATGAAGAGACTAACTGTAAAAAAGTGAAGCTGACAGAATACACAAAACAATTGGAATAATGGGTCAGCTCGGTGTATGACCTGATATCAAAAATACctttatattaataaaatattcctgAATATGAGGGACTGTAGTTAAAAGAAAGCATGCACAGTTAAGCGTGAAGATCGAAAGTACACAAAAAACCCAGTGCAAAAAGAGGCAGTTTAGGGAATGGGCAAGGAATAAGAAGACAATGTAAGAAAAATGAGACCATGCCAGAGGAAAATCTCCAAGAAACAGACGAGAGCATGTGCGAGAGAGATGAGGTGTAGAAACGCTTCACTGACTGTCTTCAATACAAAACCCAAATACAAAGTGAGGAATAGTCATCTGTGCAAGTACTTTATCAACCATGACCCAAGTAAATATGACTTATTGTTCACTCTGGTAAGGTAGTTCCAGTGAATTGTCATTTGTCCTTATTGTACATGTAAGTATCATTATACTCACCCTGTGTGAAAAATCTGATATCAAGATGATCATTTATGAAAGAAATCCATAAACATTGAAATTATTGAATAAGTGTGTAGTTTTGGTCATAAACCAAATAATTACATCATCTGCAAGCACATTCAACAATCAAATATTATAGCTGGATGTCAATTCCAATACCCTAATATAAGTATCACATTCTGGAAGATCACCATGATGTTTAATGAGTTAATGTAGGTCTACACATTAACAGAAGTAGCTGTTACAAATTACTTTTACATAATATATTAACAAATAGCTAGCATCTGTCAGATTAACTATTTGTGCTACAAAAGGCTGTGAGCACAATTAGTGAAGTAGGTGGATGGAGAATGTCATTTGACTAATCCCAGTGCAAGCTCTCAGTGGAACCCATTCCCCACCTTTACACTTCATGAAAATCAAGGCGGTAAACCTAAGATCTCTGCATCAGTAGCGAGTGATTTTAACCACAAGCCCATGATGTAGTAAAGTAGCAAGAAAGCCACTAGTTTAAAGAAGTTGCAGACTGCAACTGAGTATTTACATACATATGCTGAAATTTTACGAAGTCTGCAATACTTGTGGCCTATTTGTAATCAACATTGCTATGCTTACTCAATGTTTTTCAAACCTTGAGTCTAAGTCTGATAATTTACAGGATCAGCTTCTGAAAATATGTCTATCAATATTAAGCAGAGCTtgcaggtggtttttttttttttttttttttttttgggagcacTTTATTATGTAGAAATTAAACAAATTAAGCATctaccatgaaacacacacacacacacacacacacacacacacacacacacacacacacacagagagagagagagagagagagagagagagagagagagagataaataatatTGGTTATTATCCATTCTTTTTTGTGTTATGAAGCAGCAATAATTCATTTCTTCAAGTAGCTCACTGACATATCACACATTAGCGTTAATTTGTGACAGGAATCAATGTGTAGATATTCAAacacttccaaattaataatgaaataagcACTAATCATGATAAATCCATCTCACTTCATTCTGGAGGCAATAAATAGTGGCACACAAATTAATGGTTCTACCAGACCTCATTATTTGATTAGATGAAAAACTTTTAATGAAGTTAATGAGACATACTCAATGCAGAAATATCTTTGGAAACACCAACAACATCAGGCACAGCACAGGAGTGTGACAGAACCATATATACTCAACTATATGTCAGTACTGCTGTCCTGCAGTTTGTGAACAATACAGTTACATACAGCAGCAATATTACTAAAGTGCTGTACTGTGCAAAAGATCAACAGCTGATGAACACTTTCCTGAACTCTTTGAACTCTTGCAAGTGGCTCTTAACAAAATACAAGTGACAATACGTGCACAGAtaggaaaaatatttaataatgttttactgcACTATCAGTTAGCGCTTACCAACCACCAAATACTAATTATTTAAGATAGAACCAATATATTACAGGAGCATCTTAATGAAATCATTTCATTCAGGAAGGAGACTGTTAGAAAACAGTCATCTAAAATTATTTGGCAGCTTTCCTTATTAAACTGGATTGACACAAATGAGATAATTCAAGTAAGAACTGCATAATATATTACACGTTAAGTCAGTACGAGAATAACAAATGATAATTCCAATGTTAGGGGTTACATGACAAATTCTACTACAGAGCAGTTTTCTCTTAAAATTCTGACAGTATGCAGTACCATACTACTTAAGGAAAACTATGCCAACCCCCATACATGTCAAAACTGAAGGGAAACAGTCATTCTTCGAGTACACTAAGACCCTCTACCACAAAGTGTAAGATGAGCCACATAGCGACTGTCAACTGGGCAGctaacaacaaaatacatattCATAGTTTTGATAATCATGTAGTTTATATTTAAGGTTGGATTtttatttttacgatatatttcacAGAGCAAACAATTCTCTCCTTTTTGTTTTGATCATTTTATTCAGTCCAAATTATGAACAATTTGCACAGACATTTCAGTAAACATTCATAATATTCAGAAGTAGACAGGTTTGTATAACTTCAGTGTTACTTCATTGAAACAAAACATTGCATAAAAGCAACCATAAAAATAATTTGCAGTCATGTCAAATATATCAGTAGGAAATTGATAGTTTGTTATATTTATGTGCTAAaacttcaacaaactttacacaatcACCACATTACATACAGATATGCGAAGAAAGACATATCTACCACCAAAGCACCACCAAAATTTTTATGTGGAAGGTTATAAATATCTTTATTAGCCAACCGAAATAAAGAACttctaagaattttcaacagtttaCACTAAGACAATATTTCCAGAAAATTAACATtaaatttgaaaaattgtaaacAAGTTGAGAAACTGTTGCATAAAAATAGTGGTCAAGTAATTATTTCACCTATTCAGAGGCACTTAAACTGCAGCATATACTTAGAACTGGGATTAAAACTTTTTGTtgtaaaaatttaattatgttttgAAACTTTCGCTGGAGGAAGAAAATAGAAGAATAAAAGATCACCagtttacattcatttacatgttcttATTTGACTTAAGTCTAACGTGATTTATTTCAATATATTAATTATGCTTTCTCAGAATGTTGTTTATAACATCTGCAGTATGCATATGAAAAGTATTTTTGAGGAATAAGTCCACTGTAGGCTCCAATAATGGTAAAAACTCTAGTCACATCAGTACAAATGCCTCATtgtaagtaaatgaaacaaaatcccTGTGAGTAGATCACTTTAGCAActttaaaagtttgaaatttgtgtaGTTTTAAAAACAGCTTTGTCTTGAGTAGTATAATATGGCTGTAGAATAAAAGAGGCATTGCCATTGTTTCAGCTCATCAGTGTGATAAAACTTTGTGAAAAATACTTCTAACATATTTTGGTTAGATTtcatgaaaataaatacatatttaaCAATATTTCTAAACATTTTCATCCATAAATTAGCCTCTGCACAGTGCTATCAACAAACAATGTCAGAGTCAATTATAAttctcagtacacacacacacacacacacacagacacagacacagacacagacacagacagacagacagagagagagagagagagagagagagagagagagagagagagagagagaggagaatggTGGTGCCTAATCATCTCTCACTTCACTACAGAATCTTCAATCTGGCTCCACGCCGAAAAATAATTTTACACTGCATTCTAAAAGTTAGCTACGCCATACATATATGTTATCATACAACATCAAGAGAACATGGATGATTGATCAACACATTCAAAACACGAATGGGTCTTGCTAGTTACCATAATATATACTGTATGTTTACGACACAATACCTGAAAATTTACAGAACTAGAATACCATTTTCTGTTGTAAATTGCATTATCTGAAAAAAATACACTTGTTACATTTATACTAATGTAAGAGTTAACAAAGCTCAGAAAGAAAGCAGAATATGCAATGGAATTTGGATGGAGAAGTATGTTGTCCTGCCACTAATAAAACTGATTCATCTACCAAATCAGCAttaattacatatttttcaaattactTCTCAGCTTAAACTGTAGGTTTTTGCCTGTAAATCATAACTGTCGTCGATACAaaagaaatatacaaaatataaaacaattaTTACAATTACAGCTAGTCCACAACTAATGACAATGTCATGTACCTTTGTAACACGAGTATGGACCTGTATATGGACTGTGGACATCCACATTCCTACATTTCAGTTATAACTTGCTGACATTCCACTGAGAAGGCAAAGTAATTAATCAGAAATTTATTCAGATAACTATTTTATACTTCAAGATCTTGGGTACTTATTTATTTTGTGCATATTTTTAATTGTGAGAAGTCAGACTTCTTTGCAGTTAACAGGTACATGAAATGCCAGTCAAAGTAATTCTATGCGAATCTGCCTATGCCTCAGCTGTGTCCATCTTTCATTTGATAGTTGACACTCGTTTGCTGTTCAGAGTCAATTGGTGTTTGACATCTGACAATATCACACAACTTCAATGCCAATACACTCAAAATTGAGTCATAACCCATAGAGAGCAACTCTCCTTCAAGAACTTTATGTGGAAaagtatcttcagtgatgagtaacAGGTTTGAGTGCATATGCCAATCACAAATACACTACACAACCAAGCTTTAGTCCTTACACAATTGAGCCACAAGACACAGTTGAACTTAAATCTTACCACCATTAGAGACATGTTGCAACAGAACTGCAATCTATTAATGAAACAAAGCCACTTTTAAATCATTCCAAACACATCtgattaaacaaaatattaaatttttcacttcaaCTGAGTCAACACCAGTATAGAGCAATGGGACTTCTTTTCTGTCCAAACACGTTACAAATCCATTTCTGTGTCATTGTAGATCAAGTACAATGCATTTTCAATACTGGaacaccatttcaaaattttttaaacttCTCAACCAACTCTCCTTGTTAGTCACCACTAAAAGCAAATTTTGGAGTCATTGCCAGTGACCAAAGCACTGATTAATTTGAATCAATGGTGTATTTGGATCCTAAGAAGATGACATTAACAACTAACAACTCAAGACATTGTGAAGTGGTGCTCCAGCTCAGTCATGGGAAAAGAAAAGATGTTGACAATATCACAAAAAATACTTCTTGGACTGCTTTTTACAGAAAACAATAAAATACTTTTCTTTGGCAAAGTTCAAAAATTGCTTTGTCTTTAATGCACTCACTTGGCATGCAGAATTTTCTTATACACAGGATAATGTACAAAAATTACGAAATATTAGTTTTCAGGATAGGTAATGTTAGAAAGTGTCTTCTATGAAGATGGTTGGTTACAGGTAACACATTGCAAGACATGGTATGAAGACAGTAGCGGGAGAAGGAAAACTGCAGTCTGCAAGTTCCATTGTGTTAACATTAGTAATGCATTCAGCCAGTTTACCATAGCCTGACAAAAAACATTAGTTGGTATGGCACTTCAAGTGGTGTGGTCTATCTCACAACTATGTAGAATTTTTATACTTCCCTAGCttactaaactttctcagtagaatAAGAAGCAAGTAAATGATTAAAAATTAAACCTACTCAGTCAAATATCCAAAGTTTATAGTTGAGGGAAAAATGTTTGCATCAAATCAACCTAGAAATGTAACTGGCATCATTAGTGACATTTACGAACAGCCTAAGTTCCATGTCCTGCCTAACACAcctaactttaattttaaaaacagtAATTAAAATACGAAGATCAGGTACCTTACACAGACTAGTGGGATAAACTTTTACCTAATGTTGTGGAAAACAACCATTAGTCAGGAACAAATTTTAATTATATGAAAGAACGATCTCTCGCCTACATTATAACATCTTCCAAGATTTTTTACAGAGTAATCAAAACATGTATGAAATATTtatggattttatttaaaaaaccgatACTTATTTCATATGACTAGACATATAGTATATTGCACACACTTTCAGGATGACTAGATGTCACACTGACTGTGgtaaatacattaattattttgccATTTTCAGCATGAACAACAATTAAAATGCTCTGATAAATAGAACCATAATACTGTTAAAACAGAGATCCACAATAATACTGCTTGGGAGGACACATTTGTACAGTTGTGGGTGTCAATAGGCTCCTTCATCAAAGAAGTCATCGTCTTCCTCCATATCTTCATCTTTGGGTGTGTATTTCTCACGGTAGGGCTTGTGACACAGTCTACGGCAACCAGGGCAGTACCAGTATGCAAGCACGCCAACAGACACCCCAAACAATAGTGTTGGCACTACAAGGGCGAGGATTAGATGGCGCAGATTTTCATCCCAGTCATACCTGGCAACAACCATTTCTGGATAGGCGCGGCTGAAATAACATGGGAATGGTTGCTTCActgccatttcatctccatcaCCTCTGAATTTCTTGGCAAAAACTGAACAGTTCACACTTGGCGGGTACCCACAGCCTTCCGTGTTGATGAAGAAACGTGTGCCAACAACATCCCAATTTGGAAGTGGGGTGAAGTTGCGGGCAGAGCCAGCTGCATAAGGCTCGCGGCTGTAGTTAACAAGAATCTGATGACAACGAGGGGGCGCAGTCGTGCAGCCCTCACGACAAGACGCCCAAGAACAATTACGCAGTCCTTCTGCATAAACATGTTCCACAGTTGCACACGTTACAGCTTCAGATTCATAGTCGGACACAATTGCGGATATTGCTGGATCTACTACAAAGGGAATTAGGAACAGAAAGCCAAATACTGAAAGAACAGCTGTGGTACCAAGGCAAAGCGAAGTGTAAAACTTTGCCTTTTGCAAAAGTGTTTTTACTTCCGGAATCTCTTCTGCTGGTTCcaggccgccgccgccacccccgcccTCTTCTCCCATTATC from Schistocerca nitens isolate TAMUIC-IGC-003100 chromosome 5, iqSchNite1.1, whole genome shotgun sequence includes these protein-coding regions:
- the LOC126260000 gene encoding protein tipE-like — translated: MDPEEATMIMGEEGGGGGGGLEPAEEIPEVKTLLQKAKFYTSLCLGTTAVLSVFGFLFLIPFVVDPAISAIVSDYESEAVTCATVEHVYAEGLRNCSWASCREGCTTAPPRCHQILVNYSREPYAAGSARNFTPLPNWDVVGTRFFINTEGCGYPPSVNCSVFAKKFRGDGDEMAVKQPFPCYFSRAYPEMVVARYDWDENLRHLILALVVPTLLFGVSVGVLAYWYCPGCRRLCHKPYREKYTPKDEDMEEDDDFFDEGAY